The Pseudomonas berkeleyensis genome includes a region encoding these proteins:
- a CDS encoding efflux transporter outer membrane subunit, with protein MNRAPFARTLVSLLLVGVLGGCALGPDYQRPELAAPTQFKQVEGWKAAAPADALERGNWWALYGDTELNALAERLQVSNQNLAAAEAQYRQARALVRSARASFYPTLSGSAGVTRAGQGGGDSTLRTSDGVAVSGSSASRISKSYDLSLNAAWELDIWGKLRRGLEASRAEFDASAADLAAARLSLQSELVQNYLQLRVLDEQKRLLDATVAAYQRSLRLTENQYKAGIVPKSDVTQATTQLKSTQAQAIDLQWQRAQLEHAIAVLVGVSPAELSIAPRESLPTLPAVPVALPSQLLERRPDVAAAERRVMAANAQIGVAEAAWFPDLSISATGGYRGSSFADWIEVPNRFWSLGPQLALTLFDGGARRAELERSEAAYDQTVAQYRQAVLDSFREVEDYLVQLRVLEQESGVQQEALDAARESLRLIENQYRAGTVDYNSVVTVQATALSNERTNLTLLGSRLTASVQLIAALGGGWQLEQLHDPAAITTGEKETR; from the coding sequence ATGAATCGAGCTCCCTTTGCCCGAACCCTCGTCTCTCTGCTGTTGGTCGGCGTCCTCGGCGGATGCGCCCTGGGGCCTGACTATCAGCGTCCCGAATTGGCGGCGCCTACGCAGTTCAAGCAGGTCGAGGGCTGGAAGGCCGCGGCCCCGGCTGACGCGTTGGAGCGCGGTAACTGGTGGGCGCTGTATGGCGACACCGAGTTGAACGCATTGGCCGAGCGCCTGCAGGTGTCCAACCAGAACCTGGCTGCGGCCGAAGCCCAGTATCGTCAGGCGCGTGCCTTGGTGCGCAGCGCCCGGGCCAGTTTCTATCCCACCTTGTCCGGTAGCGCCGGAGTGACACGTGCCGGGCAGGGCGGTGGCGATAGCACGCTGAGAACCTCCGATGGCGTTGCCGTCAGTGGTTCGAGTGCCTCTCGCATCTCCAAGAGCTATGACCTGAGCCTCAATGCGGCCTGGGAACTGGATATTTGGGGCAAACTGCGCCGGGGTCTGGAGGCAAGCCGGGCCGAGTTCGACGCCAGTGCAGCCGATCTCGCTGCCGCGCGCCTGAGTCTGCAGAGCGAGCTGGTGCAGAATTATCTGCAACTGCGTGTTCTGGATGAGCAGAAGCGTTTGCTCGACGCCACCGTGGCGGCTTACCAGCGTTCCCTGCGGCTGACCGAAAACCAGTACAAGGCCGGTATCGTGCCCAAGTCCGACGTGACTCAGGCCACTACCCAGCTCAAGAGCACCCAGGCGCAGGCCATCGATCTGCAGTGGCAACGTGCGCAGTTGGAACATGCGATTGCCGTGCTGGTGGGCGTCAGCCCGGCGGAACTGTCCATCGCTCCGCGTGAAAGCCTGCCGACCTTGCCGGCGGTTCCTGTGGCGTTGCCGTCGCAGTTGCTCGAACGTCGCCCGGACGTCGCGGCAGCGGAGCGTCGGGTGATGGCCGCCAATGCGCAGATCGGTGTGGCCGAAGCCGCGTGGTTCCCTGATCTGAGCATTTCCGCCACGGGCGGCTACCGCGGCAGCAGCTTCGCCGATTGGATCGAAGTGCCGAATCGCTTCTGGTCGCTTGGTCCGCAACTGGCGCTGACCCTGTTCGACGGCGGTGCGCGCCGTGCCGAGCTGGAGCGCAGCGAAGCCGCCTACGACCAGACCGTGGCGCAATACCGTCAGGCCGTGCTGGACAGCTTCCGTGAGGTCGAGGACTACCTGGTGCAGTTGCGCGTGCTGGAGCAGGAGAGTGGTGTCCAGCAGGAAGCGCTGGATGCGGCGCGCGAGTCACTGCGCCTGATCGAGAACCAATACCGCGCCGGCACCGTGGACTACAACAGCGTAGTCACCGTGCAGGCCACGGCGCTGAGCAATGAGCGCACCAACCTGACCCTGCTCGGCAGCCGGCTGACCGCCAGCGTGCAACTGATCGCGGCCCTTGGCGGTGGCTGGCAGTTGGAGCAATTGCACGATCCGGCAGCGATTACCACGGGTGAGAAAGAGACTCGCTAG
- the tpx gene encoding thiol peroxidase, whose product MAQVTLKGNPVQVDGQLPSAGQQAPAFSLVAGNLSDVTLASLAGKRKVLNIFPSVDTPTCATSVRKFNAEASQLENTVVLCISADLPFAQARFCGAEGLENVVNLSTLRGADFLKNYGVAIASGPLTGLAARAVVVLDENDKVLHSELVGEIADEPNYAAALAVLK is encoded by the coding sequence ATGGCGCAAGTCACCCTCAAAGGCAACCCGGTGCAGGTCGATGGTCAACTGCCGAGCGCAGGCCAACAGGCTCCGGCTTTCAGCCTGGTCGCTGGCAACCTGAGCGACGTCACCCTGGCCAGCCTGGCCGGCAAGCGCAAGGTGCTGAACATCTTCCCGAGCGTCGACACCCCGACCTGCGCCACCTCCGTGCGCAAGTTCAACGCCGAGGCCAGCCAGCTGGAAAACACCGTGGTGCTGTGCATCTCCGCTGACCTGCCGTTCGCCCAGGCGCGTTTCTGCGGCGCCGAAGGTCTGGAAAACGTGGTCAATCTGTCGACCCTGCGTGGCGCCGACTTCCTCAAGAACTACGGCGTGGCCATCGCCAGCGGCCCGCTCACCGGCCTGGCTGCCCGTGCCGTGGTGGTGCTGGACGAGAACGACAAGGTGCTGCACAGCGAGCTGGTCGGCGAAATCGCTGACGAGCCGAACTACGCAGCAGCGCTGGCCGTGCTCAAGTAA
- a CDS encoding MdtA/MuxA family multidrug efflux RND transporter periplasmic adaptor subunit has protein sequence MSNASATSAKTSRQWLIGLTLLAVLFLLLWWFWPSAPQSQQTGRGRFGDMGPTPVRVAEVRQADFAIELKALGTVTAYNTVNVRSRVDGELVKVLFTEGQQVKAGDLLAVIDPRSYEVALQQAQGALQENQAQLKNAELDLSRYEGLYAEDSIAKQTLDTQRALVNQYRGSIKSNQADVATAKLNLDFTQIRAPISGRLGLRQLDVGNLVSSGDTTPLVVITQTDPISVIFTIPEGDLPAVLKRVRNDVTLQVEAWDRGERLKLADGVLESLDNQIDTTTGTVKLKARFENAEQMLFPNQFVNVRLRVETREAATIIPSSSLQFGNRGTFVYVVDGENKVSIRLVNAAASNGEDTLVEEGVQPGERLVLEGSDRLRDGAEVEVIDPSQAEQPTPNAAPDSSKRAGSPRTDA, from the coding sequence ATGTCCAATGCCTCTGCGACCTCTGCCAAGACCTCCCGCCAATGGCTGATCGGCCTGACCCTGCTCGCCGTACTGTTCCTGTTGCTGTGGTGGTTCTGGCCGAGTGCGCCGCAATCGCAACAGACCGGGCGTGGTCGCTTTGGCGACATGGGGCCAACGCCGGTACGGGTGGCTGAAGTCAGACAGGCGGATTTCGCCATCGAACTGAAAGCGCTGGGTACGGTGACGGCCTACAACACCGTCAACGTACGCTCGCGGGTCGATGGCGAGCTGGTCAAGGTGCTGTTCACTGAAGGCCAGCAGGTCAAGGCCGGTGACCTGCTGGCAGTGATCGACCCGCGTTCCTATGAAGTGGCGTTGCAGCAGGCGCAGGGCGCGCTGCAGGAGAACCAGGCGCAACTGAAGAACGCCGAACTGGATCTTTCCCGCTATGAAGGCCTGTACGCCGAAGACAGCATCGCCAAGCAGACGCTCGACACCCAGCGTGCGCTGGTCAACCAGTATCGTGGCAGTATCAAGAGCAATCAGGCGGATGTCGCGACCGCCAAGCTCAACCTCGATTTCACCCAGATTCGCGCACCTATCAGCGGCCGCCTGGGCCTGCGTCAGCTGGACGTCGGTAACCTGGTCAGCAGCGGTGATACCACGCCACTGGTGGTGATCACCCAGACCGATCCGATTTCGGTGATCTTCACCATTCCCGAGGGTGACCTGCCCGCCGTGCTCAAGCGTGTGCGCAACGACGTGACGCTGCAGGTAGAAGCCTGGGATCGCGGCGAACGCCTGAAACTGGCTGACGGCGTGCTGGAAAGCCTCGACAACCAGATCGACACCACCACCGGTACGGTCAAGCTCAAGGCGCGTTTCGAGAATGCCGAGCAGATGTTGTTCCCCAACCAGTTCGTCAACGTGCGCCTGCGCGTGGAAACCCGCGAGGCGGCTACCATCATTCCGTCATCGTCGCTGCAGTTCGGTAATCGCGGCACCTTCGTCTATGTGGTCGATGGCGAGAACAAGGTCAGCATCCGCCTGGTCAATGCTGCCGCCAGCAACGGCGAAGACACGCTGGTCGAGGAGGGCGTGCAGCCGGGCGAACGCCTGGTGCTGGAAGGCTCCGACCGCCTGCGCGACGGCGCCGAGGTCGAAGTGATTGACCCCAGCCAGGCTGAGCAGCCGACGCCAAACGCAGCGCCTGACAGCAGCAAGCGCGCCGGCAGTCCGCGGACTGACGCATGA
- a CDS encoding efflux RND transporter permease subunit yields MNLSAPFIRRPVATLLLSLAIMLLGGVSFGLLPVSPLPNMDFPVITVQANLPGASPQIMAATVATPLERSLGSIAGVNQMNSNSSQGSTRIMVEFDLNKDINTAAREVQAAINAARELLPSGMRTMPSYRKINPSQAPIMVISLTSDTLNKGQLYDVASTILAQKLSQVTGVGEVQVGGSSLPAVRVALEPRLLDQYGIALDEVRQAISASNALKPKGAVEDDQRRWQVQASDQLAKAADYIPMIIRYQDGAAVRLGDVATVTDGVEDRYNSGFYNDKESVLLVINRQSGANILQTISDIRAELPALREVIPASVELEVAMDRSPVIRATLHEAEQTLLIAVGLVILVVLAFLGRWRAALIPALAVPVSLIGSFAAMYLLGFSLNNLSLMALIIATGLVVDDAIVVLENISRHIQNGETPMQAAFKGTREVGFTLLSMNLSLVAVFVSILFMGGIIERLFREFSLTLAVAVVISLLVSLTLTPMLCARWLKAEDEQSRGRLQQWGDRLQNRVLAFYGRSLDWALRHSLLMLLSFLATIALNVYLFVSVPKTFMPQQDTGQLIGFIRGDDGLSFQVMQPKMEIFRNAVLADPAVESVAGFIGGSGGINNAFMIVRLKPIAQRSDSAQDVINRLRTSVPKVPGGRMFLMPDQDLQMGGRQGRSSENEYMLLSDDLDALRTWLPQVRDTLRALPELTGIDARETEGAQQIRLVVDREAARRLGVDMDMITAVLNNAFSQRQVSTIYEALNQYSVVMEINPKYAQHPEALNQIQLITDEGARVPLSTFAHWERSLENDRVSHQGQFAVENIGFSLAEGVSLDQATRAIDAAIARLNLPTAVQGTLGGTGAAFQKAQDNQPLMILLALVVVYLVLGVLYESYVHPLTILSTLPSAGVGALLALQLVGMEFSLISLLGLFLLIGIVKKNAILMVDLALQLERGEKLSPQESIRRACLLRFRPILMTTLAAILGALPLVLGSAEGSEMRQPLGVTIVGGLVLSQLLTLYTTPVIYLYFDRLRHRVNRWRGVRTDASLDTPL; encoded by the coding sequence ATGAACCTGTCCGCCCCCTTCATCCGTCGCCCGGTGGCGACTCTGTTGCTGAGCCTGGCGATCATGCTGCTCGGCGGGGTCAGTTTCGGCCTGTTGCCGGTATCGCCGCTGCCGAACATGGATTTCCCGGTGATCACCGTGCAGGCCAACCTGCCCGGTGCTAGCCCGCAGATCATGGCGGCAACCGTGGCCACGCCTTTGGAGCGTTCGCTGGGCAGCATCGCTGGCGTCAACCAGATGAACAGCAATAGCAGCCAGGGCAGCACGCGGATCATGGTCGAGTTCGACCTGAACAAGGACATCAACACCGCGGCCCGTGAGGTACAGGCGGCGATCAACGCCGCGCGCGAGCTGTTGCCCAGCGGCATGCGCACCATGCCCAGCTACCGCAAGATCAACCCGTCGCAAGCGCCGATCATGGTCATTTCGCTGACCAGCGACACTCTGAACAAGGGCCAGCTCTACGACGTGGCGTCGACCATCCTGGCGCAGAAGCTGTCGCAGGTCACCGGCGTCGGTGAGGTGCAGGTCGGCGGCAGTTCATTGCCGGCCGTGCGCGTGGCGCTGGAGCCGCGCCTGCTCGACCAGTACGGCATCGCCCTCGACGAAGTGCGCCAGGCCATCTCCGCCAGTAACGCCCTCAAGCCCAAGGGGGCGGTAGAAGACGATCAGCGCCGCTGGCAGGTGCAGGCCAGCGACCAGTTGGCCAAGGCCGCCGACTACATCCCGATGATCATTCGCTACCAGGATGGCGCTGCGGTGCGTTTGGGCGACGTGGCGACCGTCACCGATGGCGTTGAAGACCGCTACAACAGCGGTTTCTACAACGACAAGGAGTCGGTGCTGCTGGTGATCAACCGGCAGAGCGGGGCGAATATCTTGCAGACCATCAGCGACATCCGCGCCGAGTTGCCGGCGCTGCGCGAAGTGATCCCGGCCAGCGTCGAACTGGAAGTGGCCATGGATCGCTCGCCGGTGATCCGTGCCACCTTGCATGAGGCCGAGCAAACCCTGCTGATCGCGGTGGGGCTGGTGATCCTGGTGGTACTGGCCTTCCTCGGTCGCTGGCGCGCTGCGCTGATCCCGGCGCTGGCGGTGCCGGTATCGCTGATCGGAAGCTTCGCCGCCATGTACCTGCTGGGTTTTTCGCTCAACAACCTGTCGCTGATGGCGCTGATCATCGCTACCGGCCTGGTGGTGGACGACGCCATCGTGGTGCTGGAGAACATCTCCCGGCATATCCAGAACGGCGAGACACCGATGCAGGCGGCGTTCAAGGGCACCCGCGAAGTGGGCTTCACGTTGCTGTCGATGAACCTGTCGCTGGTGGCAGTGTTCGTCTCTATCCTGTTCATGGGCGGCATCATCGAGCGGCTGTTCCGCGAGTTCTCGCTGACCCTGGCGGTGGCTGTGGTCATTTCCCTGCTGGTGTCGCTGACGCTGACGCCGATGCTCTGCGCGCGTTGGCTCAAAGCCGAGGACGAGCAGTCGCGCGGGCGCCTGCAGCAGTGGGGTGACCGCCTGCAAAATCGTGTGCTGGCGTTCTACGGTCGCAGTCTGGACTGGGCGCTGCGCCATTCGCTGCTGATGCTGCTGAGCTTCCTGGCCACCATCGCCCTGAACGTCTACCTGTTCGTCAGCGTGCCCAAGACCTTCATGCCGCAGCAGGACACCGGCCAATTGATCGGCTTCATCCGTGGTGATGACGGTCTGTCGTTTCAGGTCATGCAGCCGAAGATGGAAATCTTCCGCAACGCAGTGCTGGCCGATCCGGCCGTGGAAAGCGTGGCCGGTTTCATCGGCGGCAGCGGCGGCATCAACAATGCCTTCATGATCGTGCGCCTGAAACCCATCGCCCAACGCAGCGATTCCGCCCAGGACGTGATCAATCGTCTGCGTACCAGCGTGCCCAAGGTGCCGGGCGGGCGCATGTTCCTCATGCCGGATCAGGATCTGCAGATGGGCGGGCGCCAGGGCCGCAGTTCGGAAAACGAGTACATGTTGCTGTCCGACGACCTCGATGCGCTGCGCACCTGGCTGCCGCAGGTACGCGATACGCTGCGTGCGCTGCCTGAGCTAACCGGGATCGACGCCCGGGAAACCGAGGGTGCGCAGCAGATTCGTCTGGTGGTCGACCGCGAGGCGGCGCGCCGCCTGGGTGTGGACATGGATATGATCACCGCGGTGCTGAACAACGCCTTCAGCCAGCGCCAGGTGTCGACCATCTACGAGGCGCTGAACCAGTACAGCGTGGTGATGGAGATCAACCCCAAATACGCCCAGCATCCTGAGGCGCTCAACCAGATCCAGCTGATCACCGACGAGGGCGCGCGCGTACCGTTGTCGACCTTCGCCCACTGGGAGCGCAGCCTGGAGAACGACCGAGTCAGTCACCAGGGCCAGTTCGCCGTGGAGAACATCGGCTTTTCGCTGGCCGAAGGTGTGAGCCTGGATCAGGCCACCCGCGCCATCGACGCCGCCATCGCCCGACTCAACCTGCCCACTGCGGTGCAGGGCACGCTGGGCGGCACCGGTGCAGCATTCCAGAAGGCGCAGGACAACCAGCCGCTGATGATCCTGTTGGCGCTGGTGGTCGTATATCTGGTGCTTGGCGTGCTCTATGAGAGCTACGTGCACCCGCTGACCATTCTCTCGACCCTGCCATCGGCGGGCGTCGGCGCTTTACTGGCGCTGCAACTGGTGGGCATGGAGTTCAGCCTGATCTCGTTGCTGGGCCTGTTCCTGCTGATCGGCATCGTCAAGAAGAACGCCATCCTGATGGTCGATCTGGCCCTTCAACTGGAGCGTGGCGAAAAGCTGAGCCCGCAGGAGTCGATCCGCCGTGCCTGTCTGCTGCGCTTCCGGCCGATCCTGATGACCACCCTGGCTGCCATTCTCGGTGCCTTGCCGCTGGTACTGGGCAGCGCCGAAGGCTCGGAAATGCGCCAACCGCTGGGCGTTACCATCGTCGGTGGCCTGGTGCTCAGCCAGTTGCTGACCCTGTACACCACTCCGGTGATCTATCTCTACTTCGACCGCCTGCGCCATCGCGTCAATCGCTGGCGCGGCGTGCGTACCGATGCTTCGTTGGATACCCCGTTATGA
- a CDS encoding MdtB/MuxB family multidrug efflux RND transporter permease subunit: protein MNISRPFILRPVATTLLMVAIFLSGLIAYRLLPISALPEVDYPTIRVLTLYPGASPDVMTSAVTAPLERQFGQMAGLKQMSSTSSGGASVITLRFNLEVSLAVAEQEVQAAINAASNLLPNDLPAPPVYNKVNPADTPVLTLAVSSKSLPLPQVNDLVDTRLAQKLAQTSGVGLVTLAGGQRPAVRIRVNPEALAAYGLSLADVRSLITASNVNQPKGNFDGPTRVSQLDANDQLRSVEEYRELILSYENGAALRLKDVADIVDGAENERLAAWADRNQAVLVNVQRQPGANVIDVVDRIQALLPHLTESLPASVEVKVLTDRTQTIRAAVRDVQHELLLAITLVVLVTFLFLRKLSATIIPSVVVPLSLIGTFAVMYLAGFTINNLTLMALTIATGFVVDDAIVMLENIARHLEEGETPFNAALKGARQIGFTLVSLTLSLIAVLIPLLFMADVVGRLFREFAITLAVAIMISLVVSLTLTPMMCARLLKAEKSESEGRFYHAAGGVIDRMIERYGVWLQWVLRHQPLTLLVAIATMGLTVLLYLAVPKGFFPVQDTGVIQGISEAPQSISFSAMSERQQRLADVILRDPAVASLSSAIGVDGDNPTLNSGRLLINLKPHAERDVTASEVIDRLRPELARIPGIELYMQPVQDLTIEDRISRTQFQFTLESPESALLEEWTPRLVEALREQPELTDVASDLQNRGLQVYLQIDRDAASRLGVRVSTIDDALYDAFGQRQISTIYTQASQYRVVLESRDGGRIGMAALGQIHVATAEGGQVPLSSLAHIEERPASLLINHIGQFPAVTLSFNLAPGVSLGEAVAVIEQVEADIGLPGAIDTQFQGAAEAFRASLSSTLLLILAAIVTMYIVLGVLYESYIHPITILSTLPSAGVGALLALLLTGNDLGLIAIIGIILLIGIVKKNAIMMIDFALEAERHQGMAPEAAIYQAALLRFRPILMTTLAALFGAVPLMLASGSGAELRQPLGLVMVGGLLVSQVLTLFTTPVIYLYFDRLSRRVSGRSAAGVAV, encoded by the coding sequence ATGAACATCTCCCGCCCGTTCATCCTGCGGCCGGTCGCCACCACGCTGTTGATGGTGGCGATCTTCCTCAGCGGCCTGATCGCCTACCGCCTGTTGCCGATCTCGGCGTTGCCGGAGGTGGATTACCCGACCATTCGCGTGCTCACCCTGTATCCAGGCGCCAGCCCGGATGTGATGACCAGCGCGGTCACCGCGCCGCTGGAGCGCCAGTTCGGGCAGATGGCCGGCCTCAAACAAATGTCCTCGACCAGTTCAGGCGGCGCCTCGGTGATCACCCTGCGCTTCAATCTGGAAGTGTCGTTGGCGGTGGCCGAGCAGGAAGTGCAGGCAGCGATCAACGCGGCAAGCAACCTGCTGCCCAATGATCTGCCTGCGCCGCCGGTGTACAACAAGGTCAACCCGGCCGACACGCCGGTGCTGACTCTGGCGGTCAGCTCCAAGAGCCTGCCGCTGCCGCAGGTCAACGACCTGGTCGATACCCGCCTGGCGCAGAAACTGGCGCAAACCAGCGGTGTTGGCTTGGTCACTCTGGCTGGCGGCCAGCGGCCTGCCGTGCGCATTCGCGTCAATCCCGAGGCCCTGGCGGCCTATGGCCTGAGCCTGGCGGACGTGCGCAGCCTGATCACCGCCAGCAACGTCAACCAGCCCAAGGGCAACTTCGATGGGCCAACCCGCGTCTCACAGCTCGACGCCAACGACCAGTTGCGCTCGGTCGAGGAATACCGCGAGCTGATCCTCAGCTACGAGAATGGCGCTGCGCTGCGCCTGAAGGATGTCGCCGACATCGTCGACGGCGCCGAGAACGAGCGCCTGGCCGCCTGGGCCGACCGTAACCAGGCGGTGCTGGTCAATGTGCAGCGTCAGCCCGGCGCCAACGTCATCGACGTGGTCGACCGCATCCAGGCCCTGCTACCGCACCTGACCGAAAGCCTGCCGGCCAGCGTCGAGGTCAAGGTGCTCACCGACCGCACCCAGACCATCCGCGCCGCCGTGCGCGACGTGCAGCACGAGTTGCTGCTGGCCATCACCCTGGTGGTGCTGGTGACCTTCCTGTTCCTGCGCAAGCTGTCGGCGACCATCATTCCTTCGGTGGTGGTGCCACTGTCGCTGATCGGCACCTTCGCCGTGATGTACCTGGCCGGTTTCACCATCAACAACCTGACGCTGATGGCGCTGACCATCGCCACCGGTTTCGTGGTGGACGATGCCATCGTCATGCTGGAGAACATCGCCCGCCATCTGGAGGAGGGCGAAACGCCGTTCAACGCTGCGCTCAAGGGCGCGCGGCAGATCGGTTTCACTCTGGTGTCGCTGACCCTGTCGCTGATCGCCGTACTGATCCCGCTGCTGTTCATGGCCGATGTGGTGGGGCGATTGTTCCGTGAGTTCGCCATCACCCTGGCGGTGGCGATCATGATTTCCCTGGTGGTATCGCTGACGCTGACGCCCATGATGTGCGCGCGCCTGCTCAAGGCTGAAAAGTCCGAGTCGGAAGGGCGCTTCTACCACGCGGCCGGTGGCGTGATCGACCGTATGATCGAACGCTATGGCGTGTGGTTGCAGTGGGTATTGCGTCACCAGCCGCTGACCCTGCTGGTGGCCATCGCCACCATGGGCCTGACCGTGCTGCTGTACCTGGCCGTCCCCAAGGGCTTCTTCCCTGTGCAGGACACCGGGGTGATCCAGGGCATTTCCGAGGCGCCGCAGTCGATTTCCTTCAGCGCCATGAGCGAGCGCCAGCAGCGCCTGGCCGATGTGATCCTGCGTGATCCGGCGGTGGCCAGCCTGTCGTCTGCGATTGGCGTGGACGGCGACAACCCGACGCTCAATAGCGGCCGCCTGCTGATCAACCTCAAGCCGCACGCCGAGCGCGACGTGACGGCGAGCGAGGTGATCGACCGCCTGCGTCCCGAGCTGGCACGCATTCCCGGCATCGAGCTGTACATGCAGCCGGTGCAGGATCTGACCATCGAAGACCGCATCAGCCGCACGCAATTCCAGTTCACCCTGGAGTCGCCGGAAAGCGCCTTGCTGGAAGAGTGGACGCCACGCCTGGTCGAGGCCCTGCGCGAGCAGCCAGAGCTGACCGATGTGGCCAGCGACCTGCAGAACCGTGGCCTGCAGGTGTATCTGCAGATCGACCGCGACGCCGCATCGCGCCTGGGCGTGAGAGTCAGCACCATCGACGACGCGCTGTACGACGCCTTCGGTCAGCGTCAGATCAGCACCATCTACACCCAGGCCAGCCAGTACCGTGTAGTGCTGGAGAGCCGCGACGGCGGGCGTATCGGCATGGCCGCGCTGGGGCAGATTCACGTCGCTACCGCTGAAGGCGGTCAGGTGCCGCTGTCATCGCTGGCGCACATCGAGGAGCGCCCGGCCAGCCTGCTAATCAACCATATCGGCCAGTTCCCGGCGGTGACCCTGTCGTTCAACCTGGCGCCCGGCGTATCGCTGGGCGAGGCGGTGGCGGTGATCGAGCAGGTGGAGGCTGACATCGGTCTGCCCGGTGCGATCGACACGCAGTTCCAGGGCGCTGCCGAGGCCTTCCGCGCGTCACTGTCCTCGACGCTGCTGCTGATCCTGGCAGCCATCGTCACCATGTACATCGTGCTCGGCGTGCTCTACGAGAGCTACATCCACCCGATCACCATTCTCTCCACGCTGCCGTCGGCGGGCGTCGGCGCCTTGCTGGCGCTGCTCTTGACCGGCAACGACCTGGGCCTGATCGCGATCATCGGCATCATCCTGCTGATCGGTATCGTCAAGAAGAACGCCATCATGATGATCGATTTCGCCCTGGAGGCCGAGCGTCATCAGGGCATGGCACCGGAGGCGGCGATCTACCAGGCGGCGTTGCTGCGCTTCCGACCGATCCTGATGACCACCCTGGCCGCACTGTTCGGTGCGGTGCCGCTGATGCTGGCTTCGGGCTCTGGCGCGGAATTGCGCCAGCCACTGGGTCTGGTGATGGTTGGCGGCCTGCTGGTCAGCCAGGTGCTGACACTGTTCACCACGCCGGTGATCTACCTGTACTTCGACCGTCTGTCACGCCGTGTCAGCGGGCGTAGCGCGGCTGGGGTGGCGGTATGA